A single Marinobacter sp. es.042 DNA region contains:
- a CDS encoding methylthioribulose 1-phosphate dehydratase, which yields MFDVTRYAVAADAIVQAGRFLYQQGWSPATSSNYSARIDAEHIAITVSGRHKGQLGAGDVMVVDLAGRPVQSDCRSSAETRLHTVLYEVFPEVGAVLHTHSVKATVLSRLLEPGQPLALEGYELQKAFTGVETHESVLTVPVFDNTQDIDALAEQTREWFREHPEQPGYLIRGHGLYTWGKTMADCLRHVEAFEFLFECELETMRVRP from the coding sequence GTGTTTGATGTAACCCGATACGCCGTCGCCGCGGATGCGATTGTGCAAGCCGGTCGATTCCTGTACCAGCAGGGTTGGTCGCCCGCAACGAGCAGTAACTATTCTGCCCGCATTGATGCCGAACACATCGCCATTACTGTTTCAGGCCGTCACAAGGGACAGCTGGGGGCGGGTGATGTCATGGTGGTCGATCTGGCCGGCCGGCCGGTACAGAGTGACTGTCGCTCCTCTGCAGAAACAAGGCTGCATACGGTGCTGTATGAGGTCTTTCCCGAGGTGGGCGCGGTTCTGCACACCCACTCGGTGAAGGCAACGGTGCTCAGTCGTCTGCTTGAGCCCGGCCAGCCACTGGCGCTGGAAGGCTATGAGCTGCAGAAGGCGTTTACCGGCGTTGAGACCCACGAATCAGTCCTGACGGTTCCGGTGTTCGACAACACCCAGGACATCGACGCGTTGGCGGAGCAAACTCGCGAATGGTTCCGGGAGCATCCGGAACAGCCAGGCTACCTGATTCGTGGCCATGGCCTGTACACCTGGGGCAAAACCATGGCCGATTGCCTGCGCCATGTCGAGGCCTTTGAATTCCTGTTTGAATGTGAGCTTGAAACCATGAGGGTTCGCCCATGA
- a CDS encoding XdhC family protein encodes MADSSVAYSVATGRQTVLDRMSRWLVEGQRAWLCTIVDTWGSSPRPVGSWLAIAESGHWSGSVSGGCLEEDLLRRTAEDGPDHPVFVDYGITDDDRDHFQLPCGGRIRLLIEPFRGQTGLDHVQALAAALRDREPVARRVPINGAATLEHSVSWAGNAVHFDGEQLLHALQPECRLLLIGAGEVARYVFEFATAADFAVTLCEPREAFAAGWSFEGIPLDRRLPDDLISTEFGDAWSGILALAHDPRVDDMGLLAALHSRAFYVGAMGSRRTSEARRERLASLGLEEDALERLRAPIGVDIPSKTPAEIAVSIVADLIAARHHLRGAGSSL; translated from the coding sequence ATGGCTGATTCAAGCGTTGCCTATTCGGTTGCTACTGGCCGCCAGACAGTGTTGGACAGAATGTCTCGCTGGCTGGTGGAAGGTCAGAGAGCCTGGCTTTGCACCATAGTGGACACCTGGGGCTCCTCGCCGCGTCCGGTCGGCTCCTGGCTGGCGATTGCAGAATCCGGTCACTGGAGCGGGTCGGTGTCCGGTGGCTGTCTGGAAGAGGATCTGCTCCGGCGCACAGCGGAAGACGGTCCGGACCATCCTGTTTTCGTTGATTATGGAATCACCGATGATGACCGGGATCATTTCCAGCTGCCTTGCGGTGGCCGGATACGTCTTCTGATTGAACCCTTCCGGGGGCAGACGGGTCTCGATCACGTTCAGGCATTGGCGGCTGCCTTGCGCGATCGCGAACCGGTGGCTCGTCGCGTGCCGATAAACGGGGCAGCGACGCTGGAGCATTCTGTCTCCTGGGCCGGTAACGCGGTCCACTTCGACGGTGAACAGCTTCTTCATGCTTTGCAGCCCGAGTGCCGGCTGTTGCTGATCGGTGCCGGCGAAGTCGCCCGTTACGTTTTTGAATTCGCGACCGCGGCGGATTTTGCCGTCACCCTCTGTGAGCCGAGGGAGGCCTTCGCCGCCGGCTGGAGTTTTGAAGGGATTCCCCTGGACCGGCGCCTGCCCGATGATCTGATTTCGACAGAGTTTGGCGACGCCTGGTCCGGTATTCTGGCCCTCGCCCATGATCCGCGCGTCGATGATATGGGGCTGTTGGCCGCTCTTCACTCCAGAGCCTTTTATGTTGGCGCCATGGGATCCCGAAGGACCTCAGAAGCCAGGCGGGAGAGGCTCGCCTCTCTGGGGCTGGAAGAAGACGCACTGGAGCGCCTGCGAGCCCCCATTGGCGTCGATATTCCGAGCAAGACACCGGCAGAAATTGCTGTCTCCATTGTCGCCGATCTGATTGCCGCACGGCATCATTTGCGAGGAGCTGGTTCGTCCCTATAA
- a CDS encoding xanthine dehydrogenase family protein molybdopterin-binding subunit, with protein sequence MAMNRRNFLKVSAGASGSLMVSITMPGCAGIQTGYEPDTGEWRPDAWLELTADDEVFFTLARVEMGQGTYTGLTTLIAEELEIQPERITPRFAPVAPEYRNPLYKLQLTGGSTSVATSWEPLRMAGAEARQMLVMAAARVWSVEATECRASEGRVVHPNGIDSMAYGQLVELAAKEVLRGEIALKPQSEWKYIGKQRGKLDARAKSTGTAVYGIDVDLPDMVYGVVSRSPRRGGRVRDFNADQVRAMTGVLDVFEIERGVAVVADKYWRARKAQDALNIDWDFSDAVSLSTGDVFDYYRAAADDDPGESERLEGSFASAMGEGDRVVEAEYAQPYLAHATLEPMNATAWYREDGMEVWAPTQAPDLGRIAAARVTNLGPDDITINTTFLGGGFGRRLTQDYIEEAAAVAYRVGLPVKVIWSREEDTRHDLYRPAMLHRMKASFAGGELTGWHHQIVGPQILDWYVRNAAPAQYPWAPKFMYDTLGSVGLMAEGIATPKDHSAIEGAIEYPYRVPNIDIRHTHTDPGIPITWWRSVGFSHNGFAVETFMDELAHEAGEDPYQFRRRLIAHEPRHLEVLDRVVRLADWQSPVPEGRARGLALFRSFGTYVAQVVEAGIENGAIRVYKVTCSVDCGQVVNPRIVEDQIEGGILFGLTAALYGEITLENGEVQQSNFHDYPLMRQYERPEVLVDIVASSESPTGVGEPGVPPVIPALGNALFALNGKRQRSLPLRANG encoded by the coding sequence ATGGCGATGAACCGACGAAATTTCCTCAAGGTCAGTGCCGGTGCCTCCGGCAGCCTCATGGTTTCAATAACGATGCCGGGCTGCGCGGGAATCCAGACCGGTTATGAGCCGGACACGGGCGAATGGCGTCCCGATGCCTGGCTGGAACTGACTGCCGATGATGAAGTCTTCTTCACCCTGGCCCGGGTCGAAATGGGGCAAGGTACCTACACCGGGTTGACCACTTTGATTGCCGAAGAGTTGGAAATCCAGCCGGAGCGAATCACCCCACGCTTTGCACCGGTGGCGCCGGAGTATCGAAATCCTCTATACAAGCTGCAACTGACAGGCGGCAGCACCAGTGTTGCGACCAGTTGGGAGCCGCTTCGAATGGCCGGTGCGGAAGCCCGGCAAATGCTGGTTATGGCGGCAGCACGTGTATGGAGCGTCGAAGCAACCGAATGTCGCGCCAGTGAGGGTAGGGTGGTGCACCCGAACGGTATCGACTCCATGGCCTATGGCCAGTTGGTTGAGTTGGCCGCCAAAGAAGTCCTGCGTGGTGAAATAGCGCTCAAGCCGCAGAGCGAATGGAAATACATTGGCAAGCAACGAGGCAAACTCGATGCCCGGGCGAAGTCCACCGGAACCGCAGTTTACGGGATTGATGTCGATCTTCCGGACATGGTGTACGGCGTTGTCTCTCGGTCTCCCCGGCGCGGCGGCCGAGTCCGGGACTTCAACGCTGATCAGGTCCGTGCAATGACGGGTGTGCTTGATGTATTTGAGATCGAGCGTGGCGTGGCCGTAGTTGCCGACAAATACTGGCGTGCCCGGAAGGCTCAGGACGCGCTCAATATAGACTGGGATTTTTCGGATGCCGTGTCTCTATCTACGGGCGACGTGTTCGATTACTACCGCGCCGCTGCCGATGACGATCCCGGAGAGTCCGAGCGTCTTGAGGGCAGCTTTGCCAGTGCCATGGGGGAGGGCGACCGGGTAGTGGAAGCGGAATATGCCCAGCCCTACCTGGCCCACGCGACATTGGAGCCCATGAATGCCACGGCCTGGTACCGAGAGGACGGCATGGAGGTGTGGGCCCCTACACAGGCGCCGGACCTTGGCCGGATAGCAGCAGCCCGGGTGACCAATCTTGGCCCCGACGACATCACTATTAATACGACCTTTCTCGGCGGCGGTTTTGGTCGTCGACTGACTCAGGACTATATCGAAGAAGCGGCGGCAGTGGCCTATCGGGTCGGACTGCCGGTTAAGGTCATCTGGTCCCGTGAAGAGGACACCCGTCACGATCTCTATCGTCCGGCCATGCTGCACCGCATGAAAGCCAGCTTCGCGGGCGGCGAGCTTACAGGCTGGCATCACCAGATCGTGGGCCCGCAAATTCTTGACTGGTACGTCCGCAATGCGGCGCCTGCACAGTATCCGTGGGCTCCAAAGTTCATGTACGACACACTGGGCAGTGTCGGGCTGATGGCCGAAGGCATTGCCACGCCGAAAGATCACTCCGCGATTGAGGGGGCTATCGAATACCCCTACCGGGTCCCCAATATTGATATCCGTCATACCCACACCGATCCCGGCATTCCGATTACCTGGTGGCGTTCGGTAGGTTTTTCCCACAACGGGTTTGCCGTCGAAACCTTCATGGACGAACTTGCCCATGAAGCAGGTGAGGATCCTTACCAGTTCCGTCGTCGCCTGATTGCCCACGAGCCGAGGCACCTTGAAGTGCTTGACCGGGTTGTCAGGCTGGCCGACTGGCAGTCGCCTGTGCCAGAGGGTCGGGCCCGGGGGCTCGCCCTGTTCCGGAGTTTCGGAACGTACGTTGCCCAGGTGGTGGAAGCCGGAATCGAGAATGGTGCGATCCGGGTATACAAGGTCACCTGTTCGGTGGACTGTGGCCAGGTCGTAAACCCCCGTATCGTGGAGGACCAGATCGAGGGCGGTATCCTGTTTGGGCTGACTGCGGCACTTTATGGAGAAATCACGCTGGAGAATGGCGAGGTCCAGCAGAGCAACTTCCACGACTACCCCCTAATGAGGCAGTACGAGCGTCCTGAGGTGTTGGTGGATATTGTTGCAAGCAGCGAGTCGCCGACCGGAGTCGGTGAGCCGGGCGTGCCGCCGGTGATCCCGGCACTGGGTAATGCGCTGTTTGCGCTCAATGGAAAGCGGCAGCGTAGCCTGCCATTGAGAGCCAATGGCTGA
- a CDS encoding (2Fe-2S)-binding protein: MAVSLTVNGDERSLNIEGDTPLLWVLRDELGLKGTKFGCGAGLCGACTVHLNGQPVRSCSTPVEMVAGGDVVTIEGLGEGSRLHALQEAWIEHGVPQCGYCQSGQIMSAAHLLASNPAPSREEIVAAMTGNLCRCGTYSRIIAAVESVVADTSDGAQGGAA, encoded by the coding sequence ATGGCCGTGAGCCTGACAGTCAATGGCGACGAGCGGTCGCTGAACATTGAAGGGGATACTCCTCTTCTATGGGTATTGCGTGATGAGCTGGGGCTCAAGGGAACCAAATTCGGCTGCGGCGCGGGCCTCTGTGGTGCCTGCACGGTTCACCTGAACGGGCAGCCTGTGCGTTCCTGCTCGACACCGGTCGAAATGGTCGCGGGTGGTGATGTGGTTACGATTGAAGGCCTGGGGGAGGGGAGTCGTCTTCATGCCCTGCAGGAAGCCTGGATCGAACACGGCGTTCCCCAATGCGGCTACTGCCAGTCAGGCCAGATCATGAGTGCGGCCCACCTTCTGGCCAGCAATCCGGCGCCTTCACGTGAGGAAATTGTCGCGGCCATGACAGGCAATCTTTGCCGATGCGGCACCTACTCGCGGATCATTGCAGCCGTGGAATCCGTCGTCGCTGATACGTCAGACGGCGCTCAGGGAGGGGCCGCATAA
- a CDS encoding membrane lipoprotein lipid attachment site-containing protein, with translation MKKAVLVVFAVLALAGCKDRVIWNDNGKVEEATTDREVWNSNGKMESGERKIWVNKDGEEVVR, from the coding sequence GTGAAAAAAGCTGTATTGGTTGTATTCGCCGTACTGGCACTGGCGGGCTGTAAGGATCGAGTTATCTGGAACGACAACGGCAAGGTGGAAGAAGCCACAACGGATCGGGAGGTCTGGAACTCCAACGGCAAGATGGAGTCCGGCGAACGCAAGATCTGGGTTAACAAGGATGGCGAAGAAGTCGTCAGATAG
- the smrA gene encoding DNA endonuclease SmrA translates to MTTKEERLSFLEEMKDVRRIRKPNRAEVTTPRELTPGHLERQRAAVEKPARDTNPLTSDMVEPLTAHDILSWQRPGIQHGVFRKLRLGQYPIEARLDLHRMTVEQSRREVFRFIGDCVRYGLRSVIILHGKGERNPDGIAQLKSYLAKWLPELDDVLAFHSAQKHHGGTGAVYVMVRKSDRDKQHNRELHGSR, encoded by the coding sequence ATGACTACCAAAGAAGAGCGCCTCAGCTTCCTTGAGGAAATGAAAGACGTCCGGCGTATCCGCAAGCCCAACCGGGCCGAGGTGACAACGCCCCGGGAACTGACGCCAGGCCATCTGGAGCGTCAGCGGGCGGCTGTTGAAAAGCCTGCTCGGGACACCAATCCCCTGACTTCCGACATGGTAGAGCCACTTACGGCCCACGATATCCTGAGCTGGCAGCGGCCAGGCATCCAGCATGGCGTATTTCGAAAGCTCCGGCTGGGCCAGTATCCGATCGAAGCCCGCCTTGATCTGCACCGTATGACCGTTGAGCAGTCCCGTCGCGAAGTCTTCAGGTTCATCGGTGATTGCGTGCGCTATGGCCTGCGGTCGGTCATCATTCTTCATGGCAAGGGCGAGCGTAATCCTGATGGTATCGCCCAGTTGAAAAGCTACCTCGCCAAATGGTTGCCGGAGCTGGACGATGTCCTGGCCTTTCATTCGGCCCAGAAACACCATGGTGGTACGGGGGCTGTTTATGTCATGGTGCGAAAGAGTGACCGGGATAAGCAGCATAATCGTGAACTCCACGGCAGCCGTTAG
- a CDS encoding putative nucleotidyltransferase substrate binding domain-containing protein, protein MASAHQENDRPQNIRAIMTFLREHAPFSSMDDTHLAHFAENASIQFYADGDIVLSPDQDVVKRFYVVKQGRIRGERHNDKEDRTETTFEISQGECFPLAAMIGERPTRTLHRADGDTFCLSIGQTAFVTLFAESEPFRDFCLRGVSSLLDQVNRRIQSSAMASIGSSTSLDTPLERYALRNPIVCSPDLPVRKAVARMHENNVGSMIVTDENRIPTGIFTLRDLRTMIAEDAGPLDTPIQQVMTKNPCCLPSHADAFEAAMLMAEHHFAHLCVIDDDRKLIGVVSERDLFSLQRVDLVNLARTIGTATHLRTLVSLRTDVSRLVDAMLAHGADSGQVVKIITTLNDVTVRRVLELNIKKNDPGIPFTWLTFGSEGRQEQTLLTDQDNGILFQTPEGMTAEQVREKLLPFARKVNDELAECGFTLCKGNIMASNPKLCLSDKEWDDWFIRFIDASTPQNLVYSSIFLDMRAIYGPTEPLNDLLDKILTRIRKNALFQKMLAGNAFQRKPPLTMFRNFRYISEGNKHSLDLKRQGLAPFVEAVRVFALANGVETANTLERMDELAKKGVFDPKDANAWKEGYSLIQAIRMRAHQEMLAKGEELTNYIDPDDLNPLDRRILRESFRQAQRLQQKLEVTYQL, encoded by the coding sequence ATGGCCTCAGCGCACCAGGAAAATGACCGCCCGCAGAACATCCGCGCCATCATGACGTTTTTGCGGGAACACGCGCCTTTCTCAAGCATGGATGACACGCATCTTGCGCATTTTGCGGAGAACGCCTCCATCCAGTTCTACGCCGATGGCGATATCGTGTTGTCTCCGGATCAGGATGTCGTTAAACGATTCTACGTGGTCAAACAGGGGCGGATTCGTGGCGAGCGCCACAACGACAAAGAAGACCGCACGGAAACGACCTTCGAAATCAGCCAGGGCGAGTGCTTTCCCCTCGCCGCCATGATCGGCGAACGGCCAACCAGAACCCTGCATCGGGCAGACGGCGACACCTTCTGCCTCAGCATCGGGCAGACGGCGTTCGTTACACTCTTCGCAGAAAGCGAACCGTTCCGGGATTTTTGCCTGCGGGGCGTCAGCAGCCTGCTCGATCAGGTAAACCGGCGCATTCAGTCAAGTGCCATGGCCTCAATCGGGTCCAGCACATCCCTCGATACGCCACTTGAACGCTATGCCCTGCGCAATCCGATTGTCTGCTCGCCCGATCTGCCGGTGCGTAAAGCCGTGGCCCGAATGCACGAAAACAACGTCGGCAGCATGATCGTTACCGATGAAAACCGTATCCCGACCGGCATTTTCACACTGCGGGACCTTCGCACCATGATCGCAGAGGACGCCGGCCCCCTGGATACGCCGATACAGCAGGTAATGACCAAGAATCCCTGCTGCCTTCCTTCCCATGCCGATGCGTTCGAAGCTGCCATGCTGATGGCGGAGCACCATTTTGCGCATCTTTGCGTCATCGACGATGACCGTAAACTGATTGGTGTGGTTTCGGAACGAGACCTGTTCTCCCTGCAGCGCGTGGACCTGGTGAACCTTGCCCGCACCATTGGCACGGCCACCCACCTGCGCACCCTGGTCAGCCTGCGAACAGACGTATCACGCCTGGTGGATGCGATGCTCGCCCACGGCGCCGACTCCGGACAGGTGGTCAAGATCATCACCACGCTCAATGATGTAACCGTCCGACGGGTCCTGGAACTGAACATCAAGAAGAACGACCCGGGCATTCCCTTCACCTGGCTGACGTTTGGCAGCGAGGGCCGCCAAGAGCAGACCCTGCTGACGGATCAGGATAACGGCATACTGTTCCAGACGCCGGAAGGCATGACCGCAGAACAGGTCCGCGAAAAGCTCTTGCCCTTTGCGCGAAAGGTAAACGACGAACTGGCCGAATGCGGCTTTACCCTGTGCAAGGGCAACATCATGGCCAGTAACCCGAAACTCTGCTTGAGCGACAAGGAGTGGGACGACTGGTTTATCCGGTTCATTGATGCCTCCACGCCCCAGAACCTGGTGTATTCTTCTATTTTTCTTGATATGCGGGCTATCTACGGTCCAACCGAGCCGCTGAACGACCTTCTGGACAAGATCCTCACTCGGATCCGGAAAAACGCCCTGTTCCAGAAAATGCTTGCCGGCAATGCTTTTCAACGGAAGCCGCCGCTCACCATGTTCCGCAATTTCCGCTATATATCCGAGGGCAACAAGCACTCACTGGACCTCAAGCGTCAGGGCCTCGCGCCGTTTGTTGAGGCGGTGCGGGTTTTCGCCCTGGCGAATGGCGTTGAGACAGCGAACACGTTGGAGCGCATGGATGAACTGGCGAAAAAGGGCGTCTTTGATCCGAAAGATGCCAACGCCTGGAAGGAAGGTTATAGCCTGATTCAGGCTATCCGCATGCGGGCCCACCAGGAAATGCTGGCCAAGGGGGAGGAGCTCACCAACTACATCGATCCCGACGATCTGAACCCACTCGACCGTCGAATCCTGCGGGAATCCTTCAGGCAGGCGCAGCGGTTGCAACAGAAACTCGAAGTTACCTACCAACTCTGA
- a CDS encoding PolC-type DNA polymerase III, whose amino-acid sequence MLEQIKQWIEHRRGGKIGSHDPGNLPNPKTPGEQLLTDCRLIVLDLETTGLNPSKDEVIAIGAVAIRGGIIHLGDQFDLILRRPELDIRETVLIHGIGPEALTQGHEIEDALLYLLEWMNGDPILAYHSAFDQKFLEKTLKAQLGYTQPHTWMDVADLMPAFFPNTKTGGKGLDNWADYFGLEVSERHHAASDALATAELTLVALNKARSEGVKTLKGLHDKLHYHRRLQNMHRF is encoded by the coding sequence ATGCTGGAACAGATCAAACAATGGATTGAGCATCGCCGGGGCGGAAAAATCGGTAGTCACGATCCTGGCAATCTGCCAAATCCGAAAACGCCTGGAGAACAGCTACTCACGGACTGCCGTCTGATCGTGCTGGATCTTGAAACCACGGGACTGAACCCCTCCAAGGACGAGGTGATCGCTATCGGAGCCGTCGCCATCCGCGGCGGCATTATCCACCTGGGCGACCAGTTTGATCTGATCCTCAGGCGTCCTGAGCTCGACATCCGCGAAACCGTGCTCATTCACGGGATCGGGCCGGAGGCGCTGACCCAGGGGCACGAAATCGAGGATGCCCTTCTCTATCTTCTCGAGTGGATGAACGGCGACCCGATCCTGGCCTACCACTCGGCGTTCGATCAGAAATTCCTGGAAAAGACCCTGAAAGCGCAGCTTGGCTATACCCAGCCCCATACCTGGATGGACGTGGCCGACCTGATGCCTGCATTTTTTCCAAACACCAAGACCGGTGGCAAAGGACTCGACAACTGGGCCGATTATTTCGGCCTTGAAGTCAGCGAACGTCACCACGCCGCTTCCGATGCTCTCGCTACAGCCGAACTTACCCTGGTCGCACTTAATAAGGCGCGGTCGGAAGGGGTAAAAACACTGAAAGGGCTTCACGACAAACTCCATTATCATCGGCGCCTGCAAAACATGCATCGTTTCTGA
- a CDS encoding DUF4212 domain-containing protein encodes MSAGHSYDAEAYWKANLRLIFGSLIVWALVSYGFAILLRPMLAGIPIGGTDLGFWFAQQGSILTFIVLIFHYAWRMNKIDEKFGVHEE; translated from the coding sequence ATGTCAGCAGGTCATAGCTACGATGCTGAAGCGTACTGGAAGGCGAATCTGCGCCTGATATTCGGGAGCCTGATAGTCTGGGCCCTGGTATCTTACGGCTTTGCAATTCTGCTCCGTCCGATGCTTGCCGGTATTCCGATTGGTGGTACTGATCTGGGCTTCTGGTTTGCCCAGCAAGGTTCCATCCTCACGTTCATCGTTCTGATCTTCCACTACGCGTGGCGCATGAACAAGATCGATGAAAAATTCGGCGTGCACGAGGAGTAA
- a CDS encoding sodium:solute symporter family protein, translating to MSQFAINIIFVGGSFLLYIAIAIWAKAGSTSDFYVAGGGVHPITNGAAIGADWMSAASFISMAGLIAAGGYANSTFLMGWTGGYVLLAMLLAPYLRKFGKFTVPEFIGDRFYSKNARLVAVICLIVASVTYVIGQMAGAGVAFSRFLEVDSTVGLMIAAVVVFIYAVMGGMKGITYTQVAQYCVLIVAYTIPAVFISLQLTGNPIPGLGLFSTHVDSGMPILTKLNQVITDLGFNEYTADIDNKLNMVLFTLSLMIGTAGLPHVIIRFFTVPKVADARWSAGWALVFIALLYLTAPAVASMARLNLMTTIYPDGTSAEPIQYDERPNWIKEWEVTGLIQFTDKNEDGRIQLYNDSEAFAPTAEARGWNGNELVVNRDILVLANPEIANLPGWVIGLIAAGGLAAALSTAAGLLLAISSAVSHDLIKGSINPAISEKGELLAARISMAVAIVVATWLGANPPGFAAQVVALAFGIAAASLFPALMMGIFSKRVNNTGAIAGMLSGLTFTLVYIFVYKGWLFIPGTANLPDTPENWVLGISPLSIGAVGAIVNFAVAFIVSNATEEPPVEIQELVESVRYPRGAGQAQDH from the coding sequence ATGAGCCAATTTGCCATTAACATCATTTTCGTAGGGGGCTCATTCCTCCTCTACATCGCTATTGCTATCTGGGCCAAGGCCGGAAGCACGAGTGACTTCTACGTTGCCGGCGGCGGTGTTCATCCGATCACCAACGGCGCTGCAATCGGCGCCGACTGGATGTCCGCGGCATCGTTTATCTCCATGGCAGGTCTGATTGCTGCCGGTGGCTACGCCAACTCCACCTTCCTTATGGGCTGGACTGGCGGTTACGTTCTGCTGGCCATGCTGCTGGCTCCGTACCTGCGGAAGTTTGGCAAGTTTACGGTTCCAGAGTTTATCGGCGACCGTTTCTACAGCAAGAATGCCCGCCTCGTAGCGGTTATCTGCCTGATCGTAGCGTCTGTAACCTACGTTATCGGCCAGATGGCTGGTGCCGGTGTTGCCTTCTCTCGCTTCCTCGAAGTTGATTCCACCGTCGGCCTCATGATCGCAGCTGTCGTGGTTTTCATCTACGCGGTAATGGGTGGCATGAAGGGCATCACCTACACCCAGGTTGCACAGTACTGCGTTCTGATTGTTGCCTACACCATTCCTGCCGTGTTCATCTCCCTGCAGCTGACCGGTAACCCGATTCCAGGTCTGGGTCTGTTCTCGACTCACGTGGATTCCGGCATGCCGATCCTCACCAAGCTGAACCAGGTCATCACCGACCTCGGCTTCAATGAGTACACCGCCGATATCGACAACAAACTGAACATGGTTCTGTTTACCCTGTCGCTGATGATCGGTACTGCAGGCCTGCCACACGTTATCATCCGCTTCTTCACCGTACCCAAGGTGGCTGACGCACGTTGGTCCGCAGGCTGGGCGCTGGTATTCATCGCCCTGCTGTACCTGACTGCGCCGGCGGTTGCCTCCATGGCTCGCTTGAACCTGATGACCACCATCTACCCGGACGGCACCTCAGCGGAGCCGATCCAGTACGATGAGCGTCCAAACTGGATCAAGGAGTGGGAAGTAACTGGTCTTATCCAGTTCACCGACAAGAACGAAGACGGCCGTATCCAGCTTTACAACGACAGCGAAGCCTTCGCGCCTACCGCTGAAGCCCGCGGCTGGAATGGCAACGAGCTGGTCGTAAACCGGGATATCCTGGTACTGGCCAACCCGGAAATCGCCAACCTGCCAGGCTGGGTCATTGGTCTGATCGCAGCGGGTGGCCTGGCCGCAGCACTGTCCACAGCGGCCGGTCTGTTGCTGGCGATCTCCTCGGCGGTCAGTCACGACCTGATCAAGGGCTCCATCAACCCGGCCATCTCGGAGAAAGGTGAGCTGCTTGCAGCCCGGATATCCATGGCGGTGGCCATCGTTGTCGCCACATGGCTTGGGGCGAATCCTCCCGGCTTTGCGGCACAGGTCGTGGCCCTCGCCTTCGGTATCGCGGCAGCATCCCTGTTCCCGGCGCTGATGATGGGTATCTTCTCCAAGCGCGTGAACAATACCGGTGCCATCGCTGGTATGCTGAGCGGCCTGACGTTCACCCTGGTATACATCTTCGTATACAAGGGCTGGCTGTTCATCCCGGGTACAGCTAACCTGCCAGACACTCCTGAAAACTGGGTGCTGGGCATCTCCCCGCTGTCTATCGGCGCGGTTGGTGCAATCGTCAACTTTGCGGTAGCCTTCATTGTATCCAACGCAACTGAAGAACCGCCCGTTGAGATTCAGGAACTGGTTGAAAGCGTCCGTTACCCACGTGGTGCCGGTCAGGCTCAAGACCACTAA